In one window of Drosophila innubila isolate TH190305 chromosome 2L unlocalized genomic scaffold, UK_Dinn_1.0 4_B_2L, whole genome shotgun sequence DNA:
- the LOC117782161 gene encoding fasciclin-3 isoform X5, which translates to MKMSRIILVFLAAILSDALSYGQVNVEPNTALLNEGDRTELLCRYGRAINYCRIEIPGEQKVLNLSPTWSKTPGFTYYGAGLNAGQCGVSIERVKASNNGQVKCSLGVEGEELSGTIDLVVAMRPQQPIIELISKPNRDGYFTEGTEFHARCIVRDGRPPANISWYIDNMPANKNTDQLNIIASRPNDQVELSTSVQEINWHLAPEDSNRKLVCRSHHQTDRESVPPQEAAYIIMVRYAPVHQPEASVYGLYLEHTAVVNMTIRASPPPTIEWKVDGVEIPQGRTEGRYSAYEPQYLSNDLYNVTLVIAGLTLEDTTKTYYLQASNELGRTNYEVRISSSSKPPSSSLDVAAIVGIVVAVAVLVLIVLLVLFARATGRWCFGGKSIKTPTNETKTNNSSMLNLY; encoded by the exons ATGCGCTCAGCTATGGCCAGGTGAATGTCGAGCCGAATACCGCGCTGCTCAACGAGGGCGATCGCACCGAGCTGCTTTGTCGTTATGGCCGTGCCATCAACTATTGCCGCATTGAGATACCCGGCGAACAGAAGGTGTTGAATCTGTCGCCCACTTGGAGCAAGACGCCAGGATTCACGTACTATGGAGCCGGACTCAATGCCGGACAATGTGGTGTTAGCATTGAGCGTGTCAAGGCCAGCAATAATGGTCAGGTCAAGTGCAGTCTCGGCGTTGAGGGCGAGGAGCTATCAGGCACCATTGATCTGGTGGTGGCAA TGCGTCCTCAGCAGCCCATTATTGAGCTGATCTCTAAGCCAAATCGTGATGGTTACTTTACGGAGGGCACTGAGTTCCATGCCCGTTGCATTGTCCGCGATGGTCGTCCACCAGCCAACATCTCCTGGTACATTGACAACATGCCCGCCAACAAGAACACCGATCAACTGAATATTATCGCCTCACGCCCCAACGACCAAGTCGAGCTGTCCACCTCAGTTCAGGAGATCAATTGGCATTTGGCACCAGAGGATAGCAACCGCAAACTCGTTTGCCGTTCCCATCATCAAACCGATCGTGAGAGTGTTCCGCCTCAGGAGGCTGCCTATATCATCATGGTGCGCT ATGCCCCTGTCCATCAGCCAGAGGCTTCGGTCTACGGTCTCTATTTGGAGCACACCGCCGTTGTGAACATGACAATCCGCGCCAGCCCGCCGCCAACCATTGAGTGGAAGGTTGATGGTGTTGAAATACCACAGGGTCGCACTGAGGGACGTTATTCCGCCTATGAGCCGCAATATCTGAGCAACGATCTGTACAATGTGACACTGGTGATTGCTGGACTTACTCTGGAGGATACGACCAAAACGTACTATCTTCAAGCCAGCAATGAATTGGGTCGCACGAACTACGAAGTGCGCATCAGTTCCTCGAGCAAGCCGCCCAGCAGCAGCTTAGATGTGGCTGCCATTGTGGGTATTGTTGTGGCCGTTGCTGTTTTGGTCCTGATTGTGCTGCTTGTGTTGTTTGCGCGTGCCACCGGCAGATGGTGCTTTGGCG GTAAATCAATCAAGACGCCCACAAATGAAAC
- the LOC117782161 gene encoding fasciclin-3 isoform X4, with product MKMSRIILVFLAAILSDALSYGQVNVEPNTALLNEGDRTELLCRYGRAINYCRIEIPGEQKVLNLSPTWSKTPGFTYYGAGLNAGQCGVSIERVKASNNGQVKCSLGVEGEELSGTIDLVVAMRPQQPIIELISKPNRDGYFTEGTEFHARCIVRDGRPPANISWYIDNMPANKNTDQLNIIASRPNDQVELSTSVQEINWHLAPEDSNRKLVCRSHHQTDRESVPPQEAAYIIMVRYAPVHQPEASVYGLYLEHTAVVNMTIRASPPPTIEWKVDGVEIPQGRTEGRYSAYEPQYLSNDLYNVTLVIAGLTLEDTTKTYYLQASNELGRTNYEVRISSSSKPPSSSLDVAAIVGIVVAVAVLVLIVLLVLFARATGRWCFGGATLNTDIGPDSEAQIHPEQHDDELDGQDNGDEHIDTTPQSEEATPPVTDKLEAQKKADLKKTAAATAAAVIAAGNGQQNGADAPKPPNTSV from the exons ATGCGCTCAGCTATGGCCAGGTGAATGTCGAGCCGAATACCGCGCTGCTCAACGAGGGCGATCGCACCGAGCTGCTTTGTCGTTATGGCCGTGCCATCAACTATTGCCGCATTGAGATACCCGGCGAACAGAAGGTGTTGAATCTGTCGCCCACTTGGAGCAAGACGCCAGGATTCACGTACTATGGAGCCGGACTCAATGCCGGACAATGTGGTGTTAGCATTGAGCGTGTCAAGGCCAGCAATAATGGTCAGGTCAAGTGCAGTCTCGGCGTTGAGGGCGAGGAGCTATCAGGCACCATTGATCTGGTGGTGGCAA TGCGTCCTCAGCAGCCCATTATTGAGCTGATCTCTAAGCCAAATCGTGATGGTTACTTTACGGAGGGCACTGAGTTCCATGCCCGTTGCATTGTCCGCGATGGTCGTCCACCAGCCAACATCTCCTGGTACATTGACAACATGCCCGCCAACAAGAACACCGATCAACTGAATATTATCGCCTCACGCCCCAACGACCAAGTCGAGCTGTCCACCTCAGTTCAGGAGATCAATTGGCATTTGGCACCAGAGGATAGCAACCGCAAACTCGTTTGCCGTTCCCATCATCAAACCGATCGTGAGAGTGTTCCGCCTCAGGAGGCTGCCTATATCATCATGGTGCGCT ATGCCCCTGTCCATCAGCCAGAGGCTTCGGTCTACGGTCTCTATTTGGAGCACACCGCCGTTGTGAACATGACAATCCGCGCCAGCCCGCCGCCAACCATTGAGTGGAAGGTTGATGGTGTTGAAATACCACAGGGTCGCACTGAGGGACGTTATTCCGCCTATGAGCCGCAATATCTGAGCAACGATCTGTACAATGTGACACTGGTGATTGCTGGACTTACTCTGGAGGATACGACCAAAACGTACTATCTTCAAGCCAGCAATGAATTGGGTCGCACGAACTACGAAGTGCGCATCAGTTCCTCGAGCAAGCCGCCCAGCAGCAGCTTAGATGTGGCTGCCATTGTGGGTATTGTTGTGGCCGTTGCTGTTTTGGTCCTGATTGTGCTGCTTGTGTTGTTTGCGCGTGCCACCGGCAGATGGTGCTTTGGCG GCGCCACCCTCAATACAGACATCGGTCCCGATTCCGAGGCACAAATACATCCCGAACAGCATGACGATGAACTTGATGGCCAAGATAATGGCGATGAGCATATTGATACGACGCCACAGTCAGAGGAGGCCACGCCCCCAGTCACTGATAAGTTGGAGGCCCAAAAGAAGGCCGATCTGAAGAagacagcagcggcaacagccgCAGCTGTTATTGCGGCCGGAAATGGCCAACAAAATGGCGCCGATGCACCCAAACCACCCAATACATCcgtatag